A region from the Lolium perenne isolate Kyuss_39 chromosome 4, Kyuss_2.0, whole genome shotgun sequence genome encodes:
- the LOC127296962 gene encoding putative AC9 transposase isoform X3, whose amino-acid sequence MAGESPPPLPPIPPSAQSAAPPSLRSTSPTMAKLTPSLQQQIGEEVPAASDVLGDPQLQVGGEPKISSEIHGKLPKKIRKKAHIKLKVARCRNELQQYVEEGFHPCTPDFNILKWWDVNSERYPILGNMARDVLAVPASTVASESAFSACGRVITDHRSSLAPETVEALMCYGDWIRSRKPTNAGQENRCEEQSLDRLIPPAIAFLFGAKSTPTPNGPCAWRAKVGRLDATSY is encoded by the exons ATGGCCGGTGAAAGTCCGCCGCCGCTCCCTCCGATCCCTCCCTCTGCTCAATCAgcagcccctccctccctccgcTCCACTTCTCCCACCATGGCCAAGCTCACGCCGTCCCTTCAGCAGCAGATCGGAGAGGAGGTCCCGGCGGCCAGCGATGTTCTTGGGGATCCTCAACTGCAGGTTGGTGGGGAGCCAAAGATTTCCAGCGAAATTCATGGGAAGCTGCCGAAGAAGATCCGCAAGAAG GCGCATATAAAGCTTAAGGTAGCTAGATGCCGCAATGAGCTGCAACAGTACGTTGAAGAAGGGTTCCATCCTTGTACACCAGATTTCAACATCCTTAAGTGGTGGGATGTGAACTCGGAAAGGTATCCAATCCTTGGCAACATGGCTCGTGATGTGCTAGCTGTACCAGCTTCAACGGTTGCCTCAGAATCTGCGTTCAGCGCATGTGGGAGAGTAATTACAGATCACAGAAGTAGCCTAGCACCTGAAACTGTTGAGGCATTGATGTGTTATGGTGATTGGATTAGATCTCGCA AACCTACAAATGCTGGACAGGAAAACCGCTGTGAAGAACAAAGCCTCGATCGCTTGATCCCCCCAGCGATCGCTTTTCTTTTTGGAGCGAAATCCACGCCAACGCCCAACGGCCCATGCGCTTGGCGGGCTAAAGTGGGCCGACTGGACGCCACTTCCTATTAG
- the LOC127296962 gene encoding zinc finger BED domain-containing protein RICESLEEPER 3 isoform X1, whose protein sequence is MAGESPPPLPPIPPSAQSAAPPSLRSTSPTMAKLTPSLQQQIGEEVPAASDVLGDPQLQVGGEPKISSEIHGKLPKKIRKKHVEFRLKQYFGVNAGKHIQEVKTAMEVLFTEYTAEFEENMEILSQEGSGEEVALADSSLSDWQAHIKLKVARCRNELQQYVEEGFHPCTPDFNILKWWDVNSERYPILGNMARDVLAVPASTVASESAFSACGRVITDHRSSLAPETVEALMCYGDWIRSRKPTNAGQENRCEEQSLDRLIPPAIAFLFGAKSTPTPNGPCAWRAKVGRLDATSY, encoded by the exons ATGGCCGGTGAAAGTCCGCCGCCGCTCCCTCCGATCCCTCCCTCTGCTCAATCAgcagcccctccctccctccgcTCCACTTCTCCCACCATGGCCAAGCTCACGCCGTCCCTTCAGCAGCAGATCGGAGAGGAGGTCCCGGCGGCCAGCGATGTTCTTGGGGATCCTCAACTGCAGGTTGGTGGGGAGCCAAAGATTTCCAGCGAAATTCATGGGAAGCTGCCGAAGAAGATCCGCAAGAAG CACGTGGAGTTCCGATTGAAGCAATATTTTGGAGTTAATGCGGGTAAGCACATCCAAGAAGTCAAGACAGCTATGGAAGTATTGTTTACTGAATATACAGCTGAGTTTGAAGAAAATATGGAAATTTTGTCACAAGAAGGAAGTGGTGAGGAGGTTGCTTTGGCTGATAGTTCTCTCTCGGATTGGCAGGCGCATATAAAGCTTAAGGTAGCTAGATGCCGCAATGAGCTGCAACAGTACGTTGAAGAAGGGTTCCATCCTTGTACACCAGATTTCAACATCCTTAAGTGGTGGGATGTGAACTCGGAAAGGTATCCAATCCTTGGCAACATGGCTCGTGATGTGCTAGCTGTACCAGCTTCAACGGTTGCCTCAGAATCTGCGTTCAGCGCATGTGGGAGAGTAATTACAGATCACAGAAGTAGCCTAGCACCTGAAACTGTTGAGGCATTGATGTGTTATGGTGATTGGATTAGATCTCGCA AACCTACAAATGCTGGACAGGAAAACCGCTGTGAAGAACAAAGCCTCGATCGCTTGATCCCCCCAGCGATCGCTTTTCTTTTTGGAGCGAAATCCACGCCAACGCCCAACGGCCCATGCGCTTGGCGGGCTAAAGTGGGCCGACTGGACGCCACTTCCTATTAG
- the LOC127296962 gene encoding zinc finger BED domain-containing protein RICESLEEPER 3 isoform X2, with amino-acid sequence MDSVVVLGYFSLAPLPWTGAAPWPIGEEVPAASDVLGDPQLQVGGEPKISSEIHGKLPKKIRKKHVEFRLKQYFGVNAGKHIQEVKTAMEVLFTEYTAEFEENMEILSQEGSGEEVALADSSLSDWQAHIKLKVARCRNELQQYVEEGFHPCTPDFNILKWWDVNSERYPILGNMARDVLAVPASTVASESAFSACGRVITDHRSSLAPETVEALMCYGDWIRSRKPTNAGQENRCEEQSLDRLIPPAIAFLFGAKSTPTPNGPCAWRAKVGRLDATSY; translated from the exons ATGGATTCGGTCGTCGTCCTTGGATACTTCTCCCTGGCTCCGCTTCCTTGGACGGGCGCCGCACCATGGCCG ATCGGAGAGGAGGTCCCGGCGGCCAGCGATGTTCTTGGGGATCCTCAACTGCAGGTTGGTGGGGAGCCAAAGATTTCCAGCGAAATTCATGGGAAGCTGCCGAAGAAGATCCGCAAGAAG CACGTGGAGTTCCGATTGAAGCAATATTTTGGAGTTAATGCGGGTAAGCACATCCAAGAAGTCAAGACAGCTATGGAAGTATTGTTTACTGAATATACAGCTGAGTTTGAAGAAAATATGGAAATTTTGTCACAAGAAGGAAGTGGTGAGGAGGTTGCTTTGGCTGATAGTTCTCTCTCGGATTGGCAGGCGCATATAAAGCTTAAGGTAGCTAGATGCCGCAATGAGCTGCAACAGTACGTTGAAGAAGGGTTCCATCCTTGTACACCAGATTTCAACATCCTTAAGTGGTGGGATGTGAACTCGGAAAGGTATCCAATCCTTGGCAACATGGCTCGTGATGTGCTAGCTGTACCAGCTTCAACGGTTGCCTCAGAATCTGCGTTCAGCGCATGTGGGAGAGTAATTACAGATCACAGAAGTAGCCTAGCACCTGAAACTGTTGAGGCATTGATGTGTTATGGTGATTGGATTAGATCTCGCA AACCTACAAATGCTGGACAGGAAAACCGCTGTGAAGAACAAAGCCTCGATCGCTTGATCCCCCCAGCGATCGCTTTTCTTTTTGGAGCGAAATCCACGCCAACGCCCAACGGCCCATGCGCTTGGCGGGCTAAAGTGGGCCGACTGGACGCCACTTCCTATTAG